From the Leifsonia sp. AG29 genome, one window contains:
- a CDS encoding heavy metal translocating P-type ATPase, whose amino-acid sequence MSHPHTHQPGTRPEEAGHAGMPHGDHGGHAGHGGHAGHAGHGDHAGQFRRLFWINLLLAVPVVARSQAFGMILGYEVSGPLLWVAPLLGTVMYLWGGWPFLSGAVSELRSRMPGMMLLIGLAITVAFIASWGATLGLLDHELEFWWELALLIVIMLLGHWIEMRSLAQTSSALDSLAALLPDEAERIEGEEVVKVAPADLRVGDLVLVRPGGSIPADGRIAGGRADVDESMVTGESLAVSRGEGDPVTAGTVATDSALRIEITATGDDTALAGIQRLVTEAQNSSSRAQRIADRAAALLFWFALTAAIITAIVWTLVGSPDDAVTRTITVLVIACPHALGLAIPLVVSIATERAARGGVLVKDRLALESMRTVDTVLFDKTGTLTKGEPTVTAVEPVGGVDADAVLALAAAAEADSEHPLARAIVRAAQAKGLPIPPATGFASSPAVGVTAEVDGSEIRVGGPRLLEETGTAEVGHAALWRGEGAIILHVLRDGEVVGGLKLADEIRPESREAVDALHRIGIQVVLITGDAEAVADAVSAELGIDRVFAHVRPEDKSSKVAELQREGRKVAMVGDGVNDAPALAQADVGIAIGAGTDVAIASAGVILASSDPRSVLSVIELSRASYRKMKQNLWWAAGYNLLSVPLAAGVLAPIGFVLPMSVGAIVMSLSTVVVALNAQLLRRLDLRPEVSTRAALGR is encoded by the coding sequence ATGAGCCACCCGCACACCCACCAGCCGGGCACCCGGCCCGAGGAGGCCGGTCACGCCGGAATGCCTCACGGCGACCACGGCGGCCACGCCGGCCACGGCGGCCACGCCGGCCACGCCGGCCACGGAGACCATGCCGGGCAGTTCCGCCGGCTGTTCTGGATCAACCTCCTGCTCGCCGTCCCGGTCGTCGCGAGGTCTCAGGCGTTCGGGATGATCCTCGGGTACGAGGTCTCGGGTCCGCTGCTGTGGGTCGCGCCCCTGCTCGGGACCGTCATGTACCTCTGGGGCGGCTGGCCGTTCCTCAGCGGCGCCGTCAGCGAGCTGCGGTCGCGCATGCCGGGGATGATGCTGCTGATCGGGCTGGCGATCACGGTCGCGTTCATCGCGTCGTGGGGCGCCACACTGGGACTGCTGGACCACGAGCTCGAGTTCTGGTGGGAGCTCGCGCTGCTCATCGTCATCATGCTGCTCGGCCACTGGATCGAGATGCGGTCGCTGGCTCAGACGAGCTCCGCCCTGGACTCGCTCGCCGCGCTCCTCCCCGATGAGGCGGAGCGGATCGAGGGCGAGGAGGTGGTGAAGGTGGCTCCCGCGGACCTCCGCGTGGGCGACCTCGTGCTGGTGCGCCCCGGCGGCAGCATCCCGGCCGACGGCCGCATCGCCGGTGGGCGCGCCGATGTCGACGAATCGATGGTGACCGGGGAGTCGCTGGCCGTGTCCCGAGGCGAGGGCGACCCGGTCACGGCCGGAACGGTCGCCACCGACTCGGCGCTCCGGATCGAGATCACCGCCACGGGCGACGACACCGCCCTCGCCGGGATCCAGCGACTCGTCACGGAAGCCCAGAACTCCTCGTCCCGGGCGCAGCGGATCGCCGACCGCGCCGCCGCGCTGCTGTTCTGGTTCGCGCTCACCGCGGCGATCATCACCGCGATCGTCTGGACCCTGGTCGGCAGCCCGGACGACGCCGTCACCCGGACCATCACCGTGCTCGTCATCGCGTGCCCGCACGCACTCGGCCTGGCCATCCCGCTCGTGGTCTCGATCGCCACGGAGCGCGCTGCGCGCGGCGGCGTCCTCGTGAAGGATCGCCTCGCCCTGGAGAGCATGCGCACGGTCGACACCGTGCTGTTCGACAAGACCGGCACCCTGACGAAGGGCGAGCCGACGGTCACGGCGGTCGAGCCGGTCGGCGGTGTCGACGCTGACGCCGTCCTCGCCCTCGCGGCAGCCGCCGAGGCGGACAGCGAGCACCCGCTGGCGCGAGCGATCGTGCGCGCCGCGCAGGCCAAGGGACTCCCGATCCCCCCGGCGACCGGGTTCGCCTCCTCCCCGGCGGTGGGCGTCACCGCCGAGGTCGACGGCTCGGAGATCCGGGTCGGAGGCCCGCGCCTCCTCGAGGAGACCGGCACCGCCGAGGTGGGCCACGCCGCCCTGTGGCGGGGCGAGGGCGCGATCATCCTCCACGTGCTCCGCGACGGGGAGGTCGTCGGCGGCCTGAAGCTCGCCGACGAGATCCGGCCGGAGTCCCGCGAAGCCGTGGACGCCCTCCACCGGATCGGCATCCAGGTCGTCCTGATCACGGGCGACGCGGAGGCGGTCGCCGACGCCGTCAGCGCCGAGCTCGGCATCGACCGCGTCTTCGCGCACGTGCGCCCGGAGGACAAGTCGAGCAAAGTGGCCGAGCTTCAACGGGAGGGACGGAAGGTCGCGATGGTCGGCGACGGCGTCAACGACGCCCCGGCTCTCGCGCAGGCCGACGTCGGCATCGCCATCGGCGCCGGAACCGATGTCGCCATCGCCTCCGCCGGGGTCATCCTGGCGAGCTCGGACCCGCGCAGCGTCCTCTCCGTGATCGAGCTGTCGCGCGCCTCCTATCGCAAGATGAAGCAGAACCTGTGGTGGGCGGCGGGGTACAACCTCCTGTCGGTGCCGCTGGCCGCGGGCGTGCTCGCGCCGATCGGGTTCGTCCTGCCCATGTCCGTCGGTGCGATCGTCATGTCGCTGTCGACCGTGGTCGTCGCGCTCAACGCCCAGCTGCTGCGTCGGCTGGACCTGCGGCCGGAGGTGAGCACGCGGGCCGCGCTCGGGCGCTGA
- a CDS encoding bifunctional polysaccharide deacetylase/glycosyltransferase family 2 protein has translation MSGRRASLRPQSARVHWVVLIGALIALAVALLVEGYTQHLAGIGDDAAVSSGSASAVPAAVTRGGPMIDARGATPATARPHARTIALTFDDGPDPRWTPEILRVLRRHGAHATFFMVGTAAIAHPDLVRAVVAAGDEVGVHTLTHVDLSTAPEWRRQLEMQTAQQAIVDATGRTTSLLRPPYSSGNDAVTDSLWSAIRSAGTDGYLTVLSTRDGQDWRRPGAAAIERAIVPRDGSGQVVLLHDGGGDRSQTVRALDAALTRLDAESYTVTTVGRAFGVEGTSQAASLPDRLAAAMTVWGIRLSDLLVGAITVALVLSGIVMLVRAILVLATAARHRRQTRGRHRPSAPARPEVVDPVTVIVPAYNEAAGIEAAVRSLVASTHPVEVIVVDDGSTDGTADIVEALGLPVVVIRQSNGGKPAALNAGLRAASHDIVVMVDGDTVFEPGTVHALIQPLADPAVGAVSGNTKIINRQGVLGAWQHIEYVVGFNLDRRLFDVAECMPTVPGAIGAFRRSALERVGGVSDDTLAEDTDLTMALCRDGWRVVYEDDARAWTEAPASLGALWRQRYRWCYGTIQAMWKHRGALVQGGQAGKLGRRGLVYLLILQVLLPLFAPVVDLFAVYGLVFLDPGRIAALWLAFLALQAGMAWYAFRIDKEPLRPLWTLPLQQVVYRQLMYLVVIQSVFTAFAGTHLRWHRMERYGTLSAPVTAETGS, from the coding sequence GTGAGCGGCAGACGCGCCTCCCTTCGTCCGCAGTCCGCGCGGGTCCACTGGGTGGTCCTCATCGGGGCCTTGATCGCCCTGGCCGTGGCCTTGCTCGTGGAGGGGTACACCCAGCACCTCGCGGGCATCGGTGACGATGCGGCCGTCTCGTCGGGGTCGGCATCGGCCGTGCCGGCCGCCGTCACCCGGGGCGGTCCGATGATCGACGCCCGCGGCGCCACTCCGGCGACTGCACGGCCGCACGCGCGGACCATCGCCTTGACCTTCGACGACGGCCCGGACCCTCGGTGGACGCCCGAGATCCTGAGAGTCCTGCGCCGACACGGCGCGCACGCGACCTTCTTCATGGTCGGAACGGCGGCGATCGCTCATCCGGACCTCGTGAGGGCGGTCGTCGCCGCCGGGGACGAGGTGGGCGTTCACACGCTCACGCACGTCGACCTGAGCACGGCGCCCGAGTGGAGGCGTCAGCTCGAGATGCAGACCGCGCAGCAGGCCATCGTCGATGCGACCGGCCGGACGACGTCCCTCTTGCGGCCTCCGTACAGCTCGGGGAACGACGCGGTCACCGACTCCCTCTGGTCGGCGATCCGCTCCGCCGGCACGGACGGCTACCTGACGGTGCTCTCCACGCGCGACGGCCAGGATTGGCGGCGCCCCGGGGCCGCCGCCATCGAGCGGGCGATCGTTCCCCGCGACGGCTCCGGTCAGGTGGTCCTGCTGCACGACGGCGGCGGCGATCGCAGCCAGACGGTACGGGCCCTCGACGCGGCGCTGACCCGTCTCGACGCGGAAAGCTACACGGTGACCACCGTCGGCCGCGCTTTCGGGGTGGAGGGCACCTCTCAGGCGGCCTCCCTCCCGGATCGTCTGGCAGCGGCGATGACCGTCTGGGGCATCCGCCTGAGCGACCTCCTCGTCGGTGCGATCACGGTCGCGCTGGTGCTCAGCGGGATCGTGATGCTCGTCCGGGCGATCCTCGTGCTGGCCACGGCCGCGCGCCACAGGAGGCAGACGCGCGGTCGGCACCGCCCCTCCGCCCCAGCCCGCCCCGAGGTGGTGGATCCTGTGACGGTCATCGTGCCCGCCTATAACGAGGCGGCCGGCATCGAGGCGGCCGTGCGGTCGCTCGTCGCGTCCACGCATCCGGTCGAGGTGATCGTCGTGGACGACGGCTCGACCGACGGCACCGCCGACATCGTCGAGGCGCTGGGTCTCCCGGTCGTCGTCATCCGTCAGTCCAACGGCGGCAAGCCGGCCGCGTTGAACGCCGGGCTCCGAGCGGCCAGCCACGACATCGTCGTCATGGTCGACGGGGACACCGTTTTCGAGCCGGGTACCGTGCACGCGCTCATCCAGCCGCTGGCCGATCCGGCGGTCGGTGCGGTATCGGGCAACACGAAGATCATCAATCGGCAGGGCGTCCTCGGCGCCTGGCAGCACATCGAGTACGTCGTCGGCTTCAACCTCGACCGCCGCCTGTTCGACGTCGCCGAATGCATGCCCACCGTTCCCGGGGCCATCGGCGCCTTCCGCCGCTCGGCGCTGGAGAGGGTCGGCGGCGTGAGCGACGACACGCTCGCTGAGGACACCGATCTCACCATGGCCCTGTGCCGGGACGGATGGCGGGTGGTGTACGAGGACGACGCCCGGGCATGGACCGAGGCGCCCGCCTCGCTCGGCGCGCTCTGGCGGCAGCGCTACCGCTGGTGCTACGGCACCATCCAGGCGATGTGGAAACACCGGGGAGCGCTGGTGCAGGGCGGTCAGGCCGGCAAGCTCGGGCGTCGGGGGCTCGTCTACCTGCTCATCCTGCAGGTGCTGCTGCCGCTGTTCGCTCCCGTCGTCGACCTTTTCGCCGTCTACGGTCTGGTCTTCCTCGACCCGGGGCGCATCGCAGCGCTCTGGCTCGCGTTCCTGGCGCTTCAGGCCGGAATGGCCTGGTACGCCTTCCGGATCGACAAGGAGCCACTGAGGCCGCTCTGGACGCTTCCGCTGCAACAGGTGGTGTACCGGCAGCTCATGTATCTGGTGGTCATCCAGTCGGTCTTCACCGCGTTCGCCGGAACGCATCTGCGCTGGCATCGCATGGAGCGCTACGGGACCCTGTCCGCCCCGGTCACCGCGGAGACAGGGTCCTGA
- a CDS encoding FAD-dependent oxidoreductase, whose protein sequence is MKTVIVGGVAGGMSAATRLRRLDESAEIVVFERGPYVSYANCGLPYFVGGVIRDRSSLLLQTPQSLAARFRLDVRTGHEVLGIDPVARTVSVLDVADGELMVESYDELILAVGASAREAVGHPGIPTHTLRTVEDVDAIGVLVEAAADNPSALVVGGGFIGLEAVENLVRRGIHVTLIQRGPQILSPLDAEMVAPVEAQLRSHGVDVRTSVTIDTVEEGAVLLGDGSTLRPDFIIDASGVVPSVDLARAAGLRLGTTGGIAVDADNRTSDPHIYAVGDGVEKIDALSGEPALVTMAGLANRHGRTVADVIAGRDERNTPALGTAIVKVFDAVAAKVGWSERQLASAGREHRVIHTHPASHATYYPGAQSMSMKLLVDPVTDAILGAQIVGGDGVDKRIDVIAVAMAGGITASGLARLELAYAPQFGSAKDPINQLGYVADNLRTGATRAIQWHELDAAIAAGATLVDVRTPREHAAGAIPGAVNLPVDDLRDRLGELPDGPLVVHCQVGQRGHTAARILAQHGRDVVNLDGGYRTWAAGTSTRARETTRR, encoded by the coding sequence ATGAAGACGGTGATCGTCGGCGGTGTCGCCGGGGGAATGTCGGCCGCGACGCGGTTGCGCCGACTCGACGAGTCGGCCGAGATCGTGGTGTTCGAGCGCGGCCCCTATGTGTCGTACGCGAACTGCGGCCTGCCCTACTTCGTCGGCGGGGTGATCCGGGATCGGTCGTCGCTCCTCCTGCAGACACCGCAGTCGCTCGCCGCTCGGTTCCGACTCGATGTCCGCACCGGGCATGAGGTGCTCGGCATCGATCCGGTCGCACGCACCGTGTCCGTGCTCGACGTCGCCGACGGCGAGCTGATGGTCGAGAGCTACGACGAACTCATCCTGGCCGTCGGGGCATCCGCGCGCGAGGCGGTCGGCCACCCGGGCATCCCGACGCACACGCTGCGCACCGTGGAGGACGTCGACGCGATCGGCGTACTGGTCGAGGCCGCGGCGGACAATCCCTCCGCCCTGGTCGTCGGGGGCGGTTTCATCGGCCTGGAGGCGGTGGAGAACCTCGTGCGCCGAGGCATCCACGTCACGCTGATCCAGCGCGGCCCGCAGATCCTCAGCCCGCTCGACGCGGAGATGGTCGCCCCGGTGGAGGCGCAGCTGCGCAGCCACGGCGTCGACGTCCGCACCTCGGTCACGATCGACACCGTGGAGGAGGGGGCCGTCCTCCTCGGCGACGGCAGCACCCTGCGTCCCGACTTCATCATCGATGCCTCCGGAGTGGTCCCGAGCGTCGACCTCGCCCGCGCCGCCGGACTCAGGCTCGGCACCACGGGCGGAATCGCCGTCGACGCCGACAACCGCACCAGCGACCCGCACATCTACGCGGTGGGAGACGGGGTCGAGAAGATCGACGCCCTCTCGGGCGAGCCCGCCCTCGTGACGATGGCGGGCCTCGCCAACCGGCACGGCCGCACGGTCGCCGATGTGATCGCCGGTCGCGACGAGCGCAACACTCCCGCGCTCGGCACCGCGATCGTCAAGGTGTTCGACGCGGTCGCCGCCAAGGTCGGCTGGAGCGAACGCCAGCTCGCGTCGGCCGGGCGCGAACACCGCGTCATCCACACCCACCCCGCGTCCCACGCCACCTACTACCCGGGCGCGCAGTCGATGTCGATGAAGCTGCTCGTCGACCCCGTCACCGACGCGATCCTCGGCGCACAGATCGTCGGGGGCGACGGCGTCGACAAGCGGATCGACGTGATCGCGGTCGCGATGGCCGGCGGCATCACCGCTTCCGGACTGGCGCGGCTCGAGCTCGCCTACGCGCCGCAGTTCGGCTCCGCGAAGGACCCGATCAACCAGCTCGGCTACGTCGCCGACAACCTCCGCACCGGAGCTACGCGTGCCATCCAGTGGCACGAGCTCGACGCGGCGATCGCGGCGGGAGCCACCCTCGTCGACGTCCGCACGCCCCGCGAGCACGCCGCGGGCGCCATCCCCGGCGCTGTCAACCTGCCGGTCGACGACCTCCGCGACCGTCTCGGCGAGCTGCCCGACGGCCCTCTCGTCGTGCACTGCCAGGTCGGGCAGCGGGGACACACCGCGGCACGCATCCTCGCCCAGCACGGACGCGACGTCGTCAACCTCGACGGTGGCTACCGCACCTGGGCGGCCGGCACCAGCACCCGCGCCCGGGAGACCACGCGCCGCTGA
- the trxA gene encoding thioredoxin has translation MSTVALTADTLKDQIEQNDIVLVDFWAAWCGPCRMFGPVFEKASEQHPDIVFGKVDTEAEQELAAAARITSIPTLMAFRDGVLVFSQPGALPARDLENLIGQIRAIDPAELAAAKAR, from the coding sequence ATGAGCACCGTCGCACTCACAGCCGACACGCTGAAGGACCAGATCGAGCAGAACGACATCGTCCTGGTCGACTTCTGGGCCGCGTGGTGCGGGCCGTGCCGGATGTTCGGACCCGTCTTCGAGAAGGCATCCGAGCAGCATCCCGACATCGTCTTCGGCAAGGTCGACACCGAGGCCGAGCAGGAGCTCGCCGCCGCTGCCCGCATCACCTCCATCCCGACGCTCATGGCCTTCCGCGACGGCGTCCTGGTCTTCTCTCAGCCGGGTGCGCTCCCCGCCCGCGACCTCGAGAACCTGATCGGTCAGATCCGCGCCATCGACCCCGCAGAACTGGCCGCCGCGAAGGCCCGCTGA
- a CDS encoding metal-sensitive transcriptional regulator, whose translation MPTTADIKPVLNRLRRAQGQLNAVIAAVENGGKCRDVVIQLAAVSSALDKAGFQIISTAMQKCLTDPDDTSDPMTVEELQKLFMTLA comes from the coding sequence GTGCCCACGACTGCTGACATCAAACCCGTGCTGAACCGGCTGCGCCGCGCGCAGGGTCAGCTGAACGCCGTGATCGCGGCCGTCGAGAACGGCGGCAAGTGCCGCGACGTCGTCATCCAGCTCGCCGCGGTCTCCAGCGCCCTCGACAAGGCCGGCTTCCAGATCATTTCGACCGCCATGCAGAAGTGCCTCACCGACCCCGACGACACCTCCGACCCGATGACCGTCGAAGAGCTGCAGAAGCTCTTCATGACGCTGGCCTGA
- the gntH gene encoding guanitoxin biosynthesis MBL fold metallo-hydrolase GntH, which translates to MEHEITELTELAHEGSKHPLTTTPVVGKPRRDYDDLLRVGGEPVAEGELRVTVLGSGDPFVKRSQASASLLVEVGNPQRDLFFFDLGSGSLANFTGLRLPVTATTKVFLTHLHADHVGDVPTLVWSLAKSGRRDPVELWGPAAEFRPLGTRAYAQMLQAAHAWDMESLCGHPGQSGAEIIAHEVPYDRPAVAYERNGVTITSFPVIHLVNGSVGYRLDYAGRSVVYSGDTRPTHTVLEHADGADLLIHETFPTAEVMARKASMPLEVAAMIIDSSHTSAAMVGTVFESAGARMSAIFHLAVDHETVPAVWAEMRTRHDGPVVISQDLTTFDITADAVVVRQRDIDPAAWPVVGPTEITGPPMSAPHVAPAWWAEKLLVDQHAHAG; encoded by the coding sequence ATGGAACACGAGATCACCGAGCTTACCGAGCTCGCGCATGAAGGAAGCAAGCACCCGTTGACGACGACGCCGGTCGTCGGGAAGCCGCGTCGCGATTACGACGACCTCCTCCGAGTGGGAGGCGAGCCCGTCGCCGAGGGCGAGTTGCGCGTGACCGTCCTCGGCAGCGGAGACCCCTTCGTCAAGCGGAGTCAGGCGTCCGCATCCCTCCTGGTCGAAGTGGGCAACCCGCAGCGGGACCTCTTCTTCTTCGACCTGGGGTCCGGTTCACTGGCGAACTTCACGGGGCTGAGGCTCCCCGTCACGGCGACGACGAAGGTGTTCCTGACCCACCTGCACGCGGATCACGTGGGCGACGTGCCCACGCTGGTCTGGAGCCTGGCGAAGTCGGGGCGCCGCGACCCGGTCGAACTCTGGGGACCGGCGGCGGAATTCCGGCCGCTGGGCACGCGGGCCTACGCGCAGATGCTGCAGGCCGCGCACGCGTGGGACATGGAGTCGCTCTGCGGCCACCCGGGGCAGTCCGGAGCCGAGATCATCGCGCACGAGGTCCCGTACGACCGGCCCGCCGTGGCCTATGAGCGCAACGGCGTGACGATCACGTCCTTCCCCGTCATCCATCTCGTCAACGGTTCCGTGGGGTATCGGCTCGACTATGCGGGCCGCAGTGTGGTGTATTCGGGCGACACCCGGCCGACGCACACCGTCCTCGAGCACGCCGACGGCGCGGATCTGCTGATCCACGAGACCTTCCCGACGGCCGAGGTGATGGCCCGCAAGGCGAGCATGCCGCTCGAGGTCGCCGCGATGATCATCGACAGCTCCCACACGAGCGCCGCCATGGTCGGCACCGTCTTCGAGTCCGCGGGCGCGCGCATGTCGGCCATCTTCCACCTCGCCGTCGACCACGAGACCGTCCCCGCCGTCTGGGCTGAGATGCGGACCCGTCACGACGGCCCCGTCGTGATCTCCCAGGACTTGACCACGTTCGACATCACGGCCGATGCGGTGGTCGTCCGGCAACGAGACATCGACCCGGCGGCCTGGCCCGTCGTCGGCCCCACCGAGATCACCGGCCCGCCGATGTCGGCGCCGCACGTCGCGCCCGCGTGGTGGGCGGAGAAGCTGCTGGTCGACCAGCACGCGCACGCCGGCTGA
- a CDS encoding carbohydrate ABC transporter permease, whose protein sequence is MTALISRETEPVRDSGAESGRPTSRVPRFRSRRLRSRASTVIASVVLIAFTAVVLTPIWVLVMVSLHHGNTSPSNPFAVPTPIDFENYVHAFQNMHYLRSVGNTLIITLATAVITVFAASLAAWAIVRHTRRWTRTLYQIFVSGLTIPIFVVLTPLYEVMQKLHLLDSYIGIVLAYTATIMPFAVFFFAGFLRTVPAELEEAAAVDGAGLIRTYWKIVFPLLRPATATLAIFVILQVWNDLILPLVLLSSDDKQTVTLAVYATIGTHTMSPEQLLPTLVLGVLPLFIVFLALQRYVVAGISVGAGK, encoded by the coding sequence ATGACCGCACTCATCAGCCGGGAGACGGAGCCGGTCCGCGACAGCGGGGCGGAGTCGGGTCGCCCCACTTCCCGCGTCCCGCGCTTCCGGAGCCGGCGCCTCCGCTCGCGCGCTTCGACGGTGATCGCGTCCGTCGTCCTGATCGCCTTCACGGCCGTCGTCCTCACCCCGATCTGGGTGCTCGTCATGGTGTCGCTGCACCACGGAAACACGTCCCCCTCCAATCCGTTCGCCGTGCCCACGCCGATCGACTTCGAGAACTACGTCCACGCGTTCCAGAACATGCACTACCTCCGCAGCGTCGGGAACACGCTCATCATCACCCTCGCGACCGCGGTGATCACGGTGTTCGCCGCCTCCCTCGCTGCGTGGGCGATCGTGCGGCACACCCGCCGCTGGACGCGCACGCTCTACCAGATCTTCGTCTCCGGCCTCACGATCCCGATCTTCGTCGTGCTGACCCCGCTCTACGAGGTCATGCAGAAGCTGCACCTGCTCGACAGCTACATCGGCATCGTCCTCGCGTACACCGCGACCATCATGCCGTTCGCGGTGTTCTTCTTCGCGGGCTTCCTGCGCACGGTGCCGGCGGAACTGGAGGAGGCCGCGGCCGTCGACGGCGCGGGGCTCATCCGCACGTACTGGAAGATCGTCTTCCCGCTCCTGCGCCCGGCCACGGCCACGCTCGCGATCTTCGTCATCCTGCAGGTCTGGAACGACCTCATCCTGCCGCTCGTGCTGCTCTCGTCGGACGACAAGCAGACCGTCACTCTCGCCGTCTATGCGACCATCGGCACCCACACGATGAGCCCGGAGCAGTTGCTGCCGACGCTGGTGCTGGGCGTGCTGCCGCTCTTCATCGTCTTCCTCGCGCTGCAGCGCTACGTCGTGGCCGGGATCTCCGTCGGGGCGGGGAAGTAG
- a CDS encoding carbohydrate ABC transporter permease, translating to MQIRGRSAMVLIAPAALIFAVFVIYPLIRGVQLSFTDAIGPSGGTFVGLKNYAHALSDPTVLHALLNTLVYTAVVVVVQNGLALLVAFWLFKLERVRNFVRAGLLLPAMMAFVAVGYLWSYMYSPLGGPIDDVMDSLGLHALEPIWLGDPHTALMSIAAIYIWMFLGYTATIYLANYMAIDPALIEAANLDGAAGWRRFWSIDWRLLAPSFTINITLSVIGSLRVFDLPFIMTQGAPEDATQTLSLVIYNNSFANYQFAYGTTLAVLLLILTIVVGVTQATLLRRREADLA from the coding sequence ATGCAAATCCGTGGCCGTTCCGCGATGGTGCTGATCGCGCCGGCAGCCCTCATCTTCGCCGTGTTCGTGATCTACCCGCTCATCCGCGGCGTGCAGCTCAGCTTCACGGACGCGATCGGGCCGAGCGGCGGCACCTTCGTCGGGCTGAAGAACTACGCGCACGCGCTGTCCGACCCGACCGTGTTGCATGCACTGCTGAACACCCTCGTCTACACGGCTGTCGTGGTCGTGGTGCAGAACGGCCTGGCGCTCCTCGTGGCGTTCTGGTTGTTCAAGCTCGAGCGGGTCCGCAACTTCGTGCGCGCCGGGCTGCTGCTGCCCGCGATGATGGCGTTCGTCGCTGTCGGCTATCTGTGGTCGTACATGTACTCGCCGCTGGGCGGCCCGATCGACGACGTCATGGACTCCCTCGGCCTCCACGCGCTCGAGCCGATCTGGCTGGGAGACCCGCACACCGCGCTCATGTCGATCGCGGCCATCTACATCTGGATGTTCCTCGGCTACACCGCGACGATCTATCTGGCCAACTACATGGCCATCGACCCGGCGCTCATCGAGGCCGCGAACCTCGACGGCGCCGCCGGGTGGCGCAGGTTCTGGAGCATCGACTGGAGGCTGCTGGCGCCCTCGTTCACGATCAACATCACGCTGAGCGTCATCGGCTCGCTGCGCGTCTTCGACCTGCCGTTCATCATGACGCAGGGCGCCCCCGAGGATGCGACCCAGACGCTCAGCCTCGTCATCTACAACAACAGCTTCGCGAACTACCAGTTCGCCTACGGAACGACGCTCGCCGTCCTGCTGCTGATCCTCACGATCGTCGTGGGGGTCACTCAAGCGACGCTGCTTCGCCGACGGGAGGCCGACCTCGCATGA
- a CDS encoding ABC transporter substrate-binding protein translates to MRKKLILAAAAVSAVALALAGCSSGGGTSDGKVTLTVVGFEGGGTELADIPQINADFHKKYPNITIDYKYVANGEYDQYNNTRLAAGTAADVLMTNATRVQQWQKQGYLADLSDQSWVKQILPNVAPFGEINGKTYAFTQQNIPIGLYANLDILKKAGIAQVPQTWPDFLDALQKLKAAGQPGLLLADQGGWTSEQLSLALAANLVDPKWGQGYDAGKTNWNPAFAPVFDHIKQLLTSGDVDGKLMNGIEPFNTGNADFAAGKWAFTIMGAWELQNFQQNAKFDFSLNPFPGGDAGSNPYGVTFVGSGWGVNAASQHTDAAKKYVAFMADPANDSRYLAAENSFTTLKNVPSPTMSKASAYVDAFNAGHSQVSPIEYLHFPTYEQEFWKVGTSLFNDPSQSTSTLLKQLDQTIPKTK, encoded by the coding sequence ATGCGAAAGAAACTGATCCTCGCAGCAGCCGCCGTCTCGGCGGTCGCGCTGGCACTCGCCGGCTGCTCGTCGGGAGGCGGCACCAGCGACGGCAAGGTGACGCTGACCGTCGTCGGCTTCGAGGGCGGCGGAACCGAACTCGCCGACATCCCCCAGATCAACGCCGACTTCCACAAGAAGTACCCGAACATCACGATCGACTACAAGTACGTCGCGAACGGCGAGTACGACCAGTACAACAACACCCGCCTCGCCGCAGGCACCGCCGCGGACGTCCTCATGACGAACGCGACCCGCGTGCAGCAGTGGCAGAAGCAGGGCTACCTCGCCGACCTGAGCGATCAGTCCTGGGTCAAGCAGATCCTCCCGAACGTCGCCCCGTTCGGCGAGATCAACGGCAAGACCTACGCGTTCACCCAGCAGAACATCCCGATCGGCCTGTACGCGAACCTCGACATCCTCAAGAAGGCCGGCATCGCCCAGGTCCCGCAGACCTGGCCCGACTTCCTCGACGCGCTGCAGAAGCTGAAGGCGGCCGGCCAGCCGGGTCTCCTCCTCGCCGATCAGGGCGGCTGGACGAGCGAGCAGCTCTCGCTCGCGCTCGCCGCCAATCTGGTCGACCCCAAGTGGGGTCAGGGCTACGACGCGGGCAAGACGAACTGGAACCCGGCTTTCGCGCCGGTGTTCGACCACATCAAGCAGCTGCTGACGTCGGGCGACGTGGACGGCAAGCTGATGAACGGGATCGAGCCGTTCAACACCGGCAACGCGGACTTCGCGGCCGGCAAGTGGGCCTTCACCATCATGGGCGCGTGGGAGCTGCAGAACTTCCAGCAGAACGCCAAGTTCGACTTCTCGCTCAACCCCTTCCCCGGCGGTGACGCGGGCAGCAATCCCTATGGTGTGACCTTCGTCGGCTCCGGCTGGGGCGTCAACGCGGCCAGCCAGCACACCGACGCCGCGAAGAAGTACGTCGCGTTCATGGCCGACCCGGCCAACGACAGCCGCTACCTGGCCGCCGAGAACTCCTTCACCACGCTGAAGAACGTGCCGAGTCCCACGATGTCGAAGGCGAGCGCGTACGTGGACGCCTTCAATGCGGGACACTCGCAGGTGTCGCCGATCGAATACCTGCACTTCCCGACCTACGAGCAGGAGTTCTGGAAGGTCGGCACCTCGCTCTTCAACGACCCGTCGCAGTCGACGAGCACGCTCCTGAAGCAGCTCGACCAGACGATTCCGAAGACGAAGTAG